The following coding sequences lie in one Drosophila sulfurigaster albostrigata strain 15112-1811.04 chromosome 2R, ASM2355843v2, whole genome shotgun sequence genomic window:
- the LOC133838282 gene encoding probable palmitoyltransferase ZDHHC24 codes for MVKFHVLLRRWLRQVFITTEAFVLRCIKHHRRKIVYSLHPISAIILLLVVGLYTWYELHFILPELCQTNGKFYKVNCVLAIYMLHNILGNLICCWHTDTSFLAVAKARQQPLASEAHLWHLCTHCQMLVPPRAWHCRLCNTCMLKRDHHCNITANCIGHANQRYFIALLAHLTLGNLFVFVYNFAYVFKIRLPVFSDPLIFLGVDPVKLLDSFKEDPNWLIINGAVLKISVFSLAFVASQLGFQLYMISRGSCMYYFQDRSYDLGFWSNWRLVLGKRMFWTWLSPLISSPQASDGTQWMVTAHKETKESKKPA; via the coding sequence ATGGTTAAATTTCATGTATTACTCAGACGATGGTTGCGTCAAGTCTTCATAACAACAGAGGCATTCGTATTGCGTTGCATCAAACATCATCGCCGGAAGATTGTCTATTCGCTGCATCCAATCTCGGCCATCATATTGCTGCTCGTTGTGGGACTCTACACATGGTATGAACTGCACTTTATCTTGCCGGAATTGTGCCAGACGAATGGCAAGTTCTATAAAGTGAATTGTGTACTGGCCATCTACATGCTGCACAATATCCTTggcaatttgatttgttgctgGCACACGGATACGAGTTTTTTGGCCGTGGCCAAGGCGCGCCAACAGCCACTCGCCTCGGAGGCACATCTGTGGCATCTGTGCACCCACTGTCAGATGTTGGTGCCACCGCGCGCGTGGCACTGTCGACTGTGCAACACGTGCATGCTGAAGCGGGATCATCATTGCAATATTACGGCCAACTGCATTGGTCATGCCAATCAACGCTACTTTATCGCCTTGCTCGCACATCTGACGCttggcaatttgtttgtgttcgtCTACAACTTTGCGTACGTCTTCAAAATTCGTCTGCCTGTCTTCAGTGATCCGCTCATCTTCTTGGGCGTCGATCCGGTGAAATTGCTCGATTCATTCAAAGAAGATCCCAATTGGTTAATTATCAACGGAGCTGTCCTCAAAATAAGTGTATTTAGCTTGGCTTTTGTTGCCTCCCAGCTGGGTTTTCAGTTGTATATGATCAGTCGGGGAAGTTGCATGTATTACTTTCAGGATCGCAGCTACGATTTGGGTTTCTGGAGCAACTGGCGTTTGGTGCTGGGCAAACGCATGTTCTGGACTTGGCTATCGCCGCTCATCAGCAGCCCTCAGGCGAGTGATGGCACCCAGTGGATGGTTACTGCGCACAAAGAGACCAAAGAGTCCAAGAAGCCAGCATAA